The sequence AGCATTTCTAAGAAGCTTCGTTCCTCCATACGAAATGTTTACTTTTGTAAAAAATAGTTTTCTAATATCCATTGTCTTTTTTTTAAATACAATTATACAATTTTTATCTAGAATAATAATAAGCAAAATTATTAATAATCAATACAAATAAAAAATAAACAAAAACACTACAATACACTCGTTTTAACACAATATTCAAAAACCAATAATCTATTATCAAAATGCAGGATTTTCTATTTTATTTAAACCTTGGATGGGAACACATTATTTCTCTTGATGCTTTAGACCATCAGCTTTTTGTCTTGGCTCTGATTGCCGTTTACTCTTTTAGTGACTGGAAAAAAATACTGATCCTTGTAACAGCATTCACTATTGGACATTCAATTACGCTAGCTCTAAGTATTCTTGATGTCTTCAGAGTTCCTTCTGATTGGGTAGAGTTTTTAATCCCTCTCACCATTGTGCTGACATCTCTGGATAATATTATTATGAAAAACCAGAAGCAGACGCTAATGCGGGCTAACTACTATCTTGCTTTAATCTTTGGATTGGTTCACGGAATGGGTTTTGCCAATACGGCAAGAGTGATGATCGCCAAAAGCCAAGGTATTGCCATTCCACTATTAGGATTTAACATTGGATTGGAACTGGGGCAGATTGTTATTGTAGGTGCCATTTTGATATTCTTATTTATTCTGCTTACTCTTTTTAAAGTCAATAAAAAAGACTGGATCCTTTTTGTCTCATCAGGGGTCTTTGCTTTATCCTTAAAAATGACATTAGAAAGAATTCCTTTCTAAACGTGAAATATTTTTATCATTTCAACTGCTTATTACTATCTTTGATAATTATTAAATCATTTCGGTTATGAAACTAAAAGTTATTATACTTTCACTTTCTGTATTTGCCTATACAGGTTTCACCGCACAAAATATTCAGAATAACCCGGGTAGCAACCATGGAAATAAATTTGAGCAACTGGGAAGTATTCTGCGAACACCCAACATTTATAGAACTGCCTCTGGTGCTCCAGGACATGGATACTGGCAAAACAGAGCCGATTACAACATTACCGCTTATCTTGATGAGGATAAAAGAAATCTGAAAGGTTCGGAAACGGTTACTTATTATAATAATTCTCCTGATGAACTGGATTACATCTGGCTGCAGTTGGATGAAAATGAACATTCCAGTATCAGAAATGCAGGATATGATAACTCTTCTATTCTGCGTCCATCAACAACGGATCAACAGCTTAAGGTAACAGAACTCCCTGTAAAGGATAATGGCTATGGAGTGACCCTTGAAAAAGTAACGGATGCTTCAGGAAGTCCTTTAAAATATACCGTCAATAAAACCATGATGCGTATTGACCTTCCAAAAGCTTTGAAAAAAGGAGAAAAATTTATTTTCAAAGTAGACTGGAATTACAATATTGGAAACAGGATCAAAATGGGTGGCCGCGGAGGTTATGAAAATTTCCCGGAAGATGGCAACGACTTGTACACCATGGCACAATGGTATCCAAGAATGTGTGTATACAGTGATTTCCAGGGCTGGCAAAATCATCAGTTTACCGGAAGAGGAGAATTTGCCTTGGTTTTCGGAAATTTTAAAGTGTCTATGAATGTCCCTGCCGATCACATTGTAGGCGGAACAGGAGAATGTAAAAATTATGATCAGGTATTAACTTCTGATCAGCTTTCAAGATACAGAAAAGCAGAAAATGCTTCTGAACCTATAGAAATTGTCACCTTAGATGAAGCTAAAAAAGCGGAAAAGAATCATTCAAAGCAAAGAAAGACATGGGTCTTTGAAGCCAATGACGTAAGGGATTTTGCCTGGACTTCTTCCAGAAAGTTTGTTTGGGACGGCATGCGCGTTACCATTCCTGAAAATAACAATAAGGTAATGGCTATGAGTTTCTATCCTAAAGAATCTTACGGACTTTACAGAAAATTTTCCACAAAGGCAGTAGCTCATACCATTAAAACGTATTCGGAATTCACCATTCCTTATCCATATCCTGTAGCTCAATCTGTAGAAGCAGCCAACGGAATGGAATATCCAATGATCTGTTTCAACTTCGGAAGAACGGAAAAAGATGGAACTTATTCTGAAGGAACTAAAAACGGAATGATCGGAGTAATTATCCATGAAGTAGGCCACAACTTCTTTCCTATGATTATCAATTCAGATGAAAGACAATGGGCATGGATGGATGAAGGGCTGAATACTTTCACAGAGTATCTTACAGAAGAGAAATGGGATAATAAGTTTCCGTCTAAAAGAGGTCCGGCATGGACGATCGTAGATTATATGAAACTTCCCAAAGATCAGCTTGAGCCAATCATGAGCAACTCTGAAAATATTGTTCAGTATGGCCCGAATGCCTATTCAAAACCTGCTACAGGATTGAATATTCTTCGTGAAACCATTATGGGAAGGGAGCTTTTTGATAAAGCTTTCAAAACGTATGCAAAAAGATGGGCCTTCAAACACCCTGAACCGGCAGATCTTTTCCGTACCATGGAAGATGCCAGTGGTGAAGACCTTGACTGGTTCTGGAGAGGATGGTTCTATGGAACAGACCCTGTAGATATTGCGATTGATAAAGTAACCGTAGCTACTCCTAACCTTGAAACTAATCCAAAAGCAGCTGAGGAAATAAAATATCAGGTTGATAAGCCTTTAGTGAATAGTTTTGAAGACCTGTCAAAAATCAGAAACAGAGAAGACAAGAACATTACGTTCTATGTTGATAAAGATAAAGAAGCTCAGGATTTCTACTATCGATATGACAGAGGGCAAGAAAAAGTAAGCACTAAAGAATACACTACAAAAGTAGAGGCTACTCTTCCTTTAGATGCTAAGGATAAAGAGAAGTTTAAAAATATTACAGCGTATCAGATCGATTTCCTGAACAAAGGTGGCCTGGTAATGCCAGTCATTCTTGAATTTACCTTTGAAGATGGCTCAAAATTATATGACAAATCTTCAGCACAGATCTGGAGGCTGAATGAACAAAAAGTTTCTAAGACGTATTATTTTGACAAGAAATTGAAATCAATTCAGTTAGATCCAATGAGAGAAACTGCTGATATTGACACCACCAATAACTTCTGGAGCAGCAATGCTTCCGGTGGTGAAACATCAAAATTCCAGCTCTTTAAACAGAAACAGGAAGGAGGTCCTGCAAGAGGGAGCTCCAATGGAAAAGTAAATCCTATGCAGGCAGCCGGAAAAAGCTAAATAGCATAATTATTGGCAATCATTGCTATTAAAATATAATTGAAAAGCTCACTGAATCAGTGAGCTTTTTCTTTTTACATTAGAAATGTTTATAAAAGTTTAGCCTATTCTTTTTACCCCAAATATTCTTTCAGGTGTTTTTTGTAAGTTCTTCCTAATGGGAGCTGCTCTCCTCCTTTCAGATAAATTGTATTCGAATCATATGAACTGATATGAGAAGAAAGGACAATATAGGATTTATGAATCCTGATAAACCCTAAATTTTGAAAATTTTCTTCAAAATTAGACATCCGTTCCAAGATCATATATTTTTTCAAATGGGTGATTAAAATAATATATTCGCCAAATCCCTGAACCCATTTTATATCTTGAAGAAGAACTTTATTCATGATATAATTAGACTTGAACATAATGAAATCTTCCTGTTTTTTATCTTCCGCAGATTGTTTAAACTGTAAAAAATCCTTTGCTTTATAAACTGCTCTTTTAAATGTTTCAAAGTCTACAGGTTTCACCAGATAATGCACAACATCCAATTCAAATGCTTTAACGGCATATTGAGTTTCCAATGTAAGAAATATGCATAATGGTTTATAGGGAAGTTTAAGTAAAAGATCAATCCCATTAATATAAGGCATATTAATATCCAGAATAACCAGATCTACTCTATTCTTCTGCAAATATTGTAGCGCCTCTTCCGGGTTCTGAAATATCTCCAGCAAATCGATATCTTCTATCCCATCACAATAGTGCCGGATAAGTTCTAACGCGGGATATTCATCATCCACTCCTACGATAGTGAGGTTAGCCATTATAGTTTAATTTTTAAAGTAGTTTCGTATGTATTATTCATAGCCGCTTCTGATATAAAAGTAAATCTTTCAGGGTAGTATTTTTCCAGAATGCTGATGACTGCTTCATTTCCCAATCCATTATCATTAACGTTATTCACAAGATTCCGGTTCTTTGCCATAGAATTTTTAATTTCAAATGATAGTTCCTGATCCTGTATTTTATAAAATACACTGATAAAACTATTTCCTTCAATCCCCACTGCTGAATGTTTCAGAGCATTTTCAAATAAGGTAAGACAAACTGATGGAGGTACTTCAATAAGCTCCAATGTTTCTTCATCTTTTATTTCAAACCTGATATCCAATAGGTTATTATACTTTAACTGGTAAAGCCCAATCAATGATTTAATCGTTGAAAACTCCTGCATAAGCGTAATCTTTTCCTTATTGGTATCATAAATAACATACTGCAACAAGCGGCTTAACTGCAAGATAGATTCCGATGTTTTCTCGGATGGATTAAAGCTTTTCGAATAAATATTATTAAGGGTATTCAGTAAAAAATGAGGGTTTAATTTTGATTTTAAAAGGTCAAGATACAGTTGGTCTTTTTCTTCCCCTAAGTTTTTAAAATCCTGTTCAATCAGAAATTTATCCTTAGTAATTCCCAGAAATGAGGCTACCAATATAACAATACCCTGAGCAGTATACACATTGTAAAGGAATTTTGTGTTGGATAGTGTTTCATCAAATTTCATATTAAACACGGCAGGTTCCAGCAAAATTCTAAACAGGCTTGATACCAAAAAACAGATAAATGCATACAGAATAAACTCCGGATACTTATTGGAAAGATAAAACCTGGGTACCAGATAAAAATAGACCAGATAGTAAATCCCAACATTGAAAATAATCACAAATAATACGGACCAAATGAGCTCCGGAACATCCAAAAAGTAGTTTTCGGTGAAAAAAGTGATGATAAAGAAGAAGAAAAAGAAGAAAATATGCTGAAACTTCAGCAAAAGTCCCCAATGATATTCCATCAGTCTCTTTAAAATTCTACCACTAAGTAAAACCCTAAAAATCAATAATATAAATACAATATTTATAATAAAAAACATCTAAAATATCCAATTTTCAATCTTTCAAATATAAGACCTTTTTCTCCCCGGATTGCAGTTTACTGATAAAAACTGCTATTGATTGAAAAATAAATTCCCGGCTCCTTCTTATAAATATATTTGAGAAAGCAGGATATTAATTCAATTTTACATGAAAGTTAAATTATCATTAATCACCTTTTTTCTACTAGGTGCAAGTCAATTTGTGATCGCTCAAAGCCGGGACAGTTATAATATGTGGTTCCAATACCTTATGTCTGCAAAACTTACAGATAAAAGTACCTTGACAGCCCTTTCCCAATACCGGTCTTTTGACCTGGCCTATGACACCAGACTTTTTTTGGTTTCTGCTTACGTAGATTATGAAGTTGCTAATGAGGTAAGACCTGCTGTAGGAGCCATGTTTCTTATTCTGGACTCTTACAAGTCTGATAATACCAAAAAAGAGAGGTATGAAAAAAGACCTTTCCAACAAGTGAGCCTGGGAGGCAATATCGGAAGAACTTCTATTTCTCACCGGTTTCGCGTGGAAGAACGTTTCATAAGCAATCCGGATGAGTTCATTGTAAGGCTTCGCTATCTTATTTCATTAAGAATCCCATTCAATAAAACCGGGGAGAAAGAAAGATTTTATGGGATCCTGAAAAATGAAATCCGAATGAATGCCAGCAAAGAAGAAACATTCGACAGCAACCGTTTAACCGCCGGGATAGGAATAAAAACAGGAAAAAACTCAGCCATAGAAGTTGCTTTTATCAACCAGCTGGAAACCGGATCTACCAGTAACTATGCCTATATCGGCTATCGAAACAATTTTGACTGGAGAAAAAATAAAAATAAATAACCTCAAATACAAACCATCTATGCTTACATTCCTTGGATTTTTGATGATCATCATTTTTATGGTGCTTATCATGAATAAAAAGATGACTCCTCTTACTGCCTTAGTTATTATCCCGGTTGCCATTGCATTTTTAGCAGGTTTTGGACCTCAGTTGGGAGAAATGATGAAAAATGGAGTCAAGGAAATAGCCCTTACAGGGGTTATGCTCATCTTTGCCATTCTTTATTTCAGTTTAATGATAGACACCGGGCTTTTTGAGCCATTAGTCAATCTTATTTTAAAAGCAGTTGGAGACAACCCTGTCAAAACAACGATTGGAACAGCTATCCTCACCACATTGGTTTCTCTAGATGGTGATGGTTCTTCCACTTATATTATTGTTGTAGCAGCCATGCTTCCTTTATATAAAAAACAAGGAATGAATCCATTAACGCTGACCTGCATCATCATGCTGGCTGGCGGAATTATGAATATTTTACCTTGGGGAGGTCCTACAGCAAGAGTGATGAGCTCCCTGAAACTGGGACACACCGAAATTTTTGTGCCTATGATCCCTATTATGGCTTTAGGTATTATCTGGGTAATCTTTGTAGCCTACATTCTGGGAAAAAAAGAAAAGAAGCGCATCGCAAAATATGGGAAGTATACGAAATACAGTACGGGAGACATTGCCGGAGAATCTGACCCTCAACTTCTCCGTCCAAAACTAATCTGGGTGAATTTAATATTGACTCTTGTTCTATTAACGGTAATGATATTAGACATTGTTCCTCTCGGGATTGCTTTTATGATTGCCTTTTGTATTGCCTCTGTCATCAATTATCCCAAGTTGAAAGACCAGCAGAAAATTATTTCAAAACATGCCGGAAATGCTTTGTCTGTAGCAGGAATGATCTTTGGAGCAGGAATCTTTACGGGGATTCTTAATGGAACCGGCATCATGCAGGCTATGGGAAATAGTATGATAGATATTGTTCCCAAAAGTTGGGGCAGT is a genomic window of Chryseobacterium nakagawai containing:
- a CDS encoding HupE/UreJ family protein, with the protein product MQDFLFYLNLGWEHIISLDALDHQLFVLALIAVYSFSDWKKILILVTAFTIGHSITLALSILDVFRVPSDWVEFLIPLTIVLTSLDNIIMKNQKQTLMRANYYLALIFGLVHGMGFANTARVMIAKSQGIAIPLLGFNIGLELGQIVIVGAILIFLFILLTLFKVNKKDWILFVSSGVFALSLKMTLERIPF
- a CDS encoding M1 family metallopeptidase, which produces MKLKVIILSLSVFAYTGFTAQNIQNNPGSNHGNKFEQLGSILRTPNIYRTASGAPGHGYWQNRADYNITAYLDEDKRNLKGSETVTYYNNSPDELDYIWLQLDENEHSSIRNAGYDNSSILRPSTTDQQLKVTELPVKDNGYGVTLEKVTDASGSPLKYTVNKTMMRIDLPKALKKGEKFIFKVDWNYNIGNRIKMGGRGGYENFPEDGNDLYTMAQWYPRMCVYSDFQGWQNHQFTGRGEFALVFGNFKVSMNVPADHIVGGTGECKNYDQVLTSDQLSRYRKAENASEPIEIVTLDEAKKAEKNHSKQRKTWVFEANDVRDFAWTSSRKFVWDGMRVTIPENNNKVMAMSFYPKESYGLYRKFSTKAVAHTIKTYSEFTIPYPYPVAQSVEAANGMEYPMICFNFGRTEKDGTYSEGTKNGMIGVIIHEVGHNFFPMIINSDERQWAWMDEGLNTFTEYLTEEKWDNKFPSKRGPAWTIVDYMKLPKDQLEPIMSNSENIVQYGPNAYSKPATGLNILRETIMGRELFDKAFKTYAKRWAFKHPEPADLFRTMEDASGEDLDWFWRGWFYGTDPVDIAIDKVTVATPNLETNPKAAEEIKYQVDKPLVNSFEDLSKIRNREDKNITFYVDKDKEAQDFYYRYDRGQEKVSTKEYTTKVEATLPLDAKDKEKFKNITAYQIDFLNKGGLVMPVILEFTFEDGSKLYDKSSAQIWRLNEQKVSKTYYFDKKLKSIQLDPMRETADIDTTNNFWSSNASGGETSKFQLFKQKQEGGPARGSSNGKVNPMQAAGKS
- a CDS encoding LytR/AlgR family response regulator transcription factor, which translates into the protein MANLTIVGVDDEYPALELIRHYCDGIEDIDLLEIFQNPEEALQYLQKNRVDLVILDINMPYINGIDLLLKLPYKPLCIFLTLETQYAVKAFELDVVHYLVKPVDFETFKRAVYKAKDFLQFKQSAEDKKQEDFIMFKSNYIMNKVLLQDIKWVQGFGEYIILITHLKKYMILERMSNFEENFQNLGFIRIHKSYIVLSSHISSYDSNTIYLKGGEQLPLGRTYKKHLKEYLG
- a CDS encoding sensor histidine kinase: MEYHWGLLLKFQHIFFFFFFFIITFFTENYFLDVPELIWSVLFVIIFNVGIYYLVYFYLVPRFYLSNKYPEFILYAFICFLVSSLFRILLEPAVFNMKFDETLSNTKFLYNVYTAQGIVILVASFLGITKDKFLIEQDFKNLGEEKDQLYLDLLKSKLNPHFLLNTLNNIYSKSFNPSEKTSESILQLSRLLQYVIYDTNKEKITLMQEFSTIKSLIGLYQLKYNNLLDIRFEIKDEETLELIEVPPSVCLTLFENALKHSAVGIEGNSFISVFYKIQDQELSFEIKNSMAKNRNLVNNVNDNGLGNEAVISILEKYYPERFTFISEAAMNNTYETTLKIKL
- a CDS encoding DUF2490 domain-containing protein; translated protein: MKVKLSLITFFLLGASQFVIAQSRDSYNMWFQYLMSAKLTDKSTLTALSQYRSFDLAYDTRLFLVSAYVDYEVANEVRPAVGAMFLILDSYKSDNTKKERYEKRPFQQVSLGGNIGRTSISHRFRVEERFISNPDEFIVRLRYLISLRIPFNKTGEKERFYGILKNEIRMNASKEETFDSNRLTAGIGIKTGKNSAIEVAFINQLETGSTSNYAYIGYRNNFDWRKNKNK
- a CDS encoding CitMHS family transporter; the encoded protein is MLTFLGFLMIIIFMVLIMNKKMTPLTALVIIPVAIAFLAGFGPQLGEMMKNGVKEIALTGVMLIFAILYFSLMIDTGLFEPLVNLILKAVGDNPVKTTIGTAILTTLVSLDGDGSSTYIIVVAAMLPLYKKQGMNPLTLTCIIMLAGGIMNILPWGGPTARVMSSLKLGHTEIFVPMIPIMALGIIWVIFVAYILGKKEKKRIAKYGKYTKYSTGDIAGESDPQLLRPKLIWVNLILTLVLLTVMILDIVPLGIAFMIAFCIASVINYPKLKDQQKIISKHAGNALSVAGMIFGAGIFTGILNGTGIMQAMGNSMIDIVPKSWGSYLNIITAIFSVPLTFFLTNDAYYFGILPIIEATGRQLDIAPEILGRASLVGQASHLLSPLVPSTYLLVSLAGVEYSDHLKYTLKWAIGSSIIMLLGALVLGTI